The genomic region CTAATTGAGAGTCTACAAATCGGCAAAAGTCGTTGGTAAGAGTAATTAATCCAGCTGTCGCATCAACTGGGACTTTTCCATTTCCAACAGCTAAcaattgtttcgaaaattgtGCAGCACTTTGATCATTTTGAAGTTGAACTCTCATATTAGTGGTTAGCGATAATGTTTTTACGTTATTCCACAAAGGTGATGCCTTCAGGCAAGCATTCAATTCATCTGCAGGCGTTCCacggggaattactggcaaCGTCTGCCTGAAATCGCCGGCCAACAATATCATCAAGCCGCCAAAGATGTTGTTATTTCGCCGAAGATTCTTCAGTGTGAAGTTAAGTGCTTCAAGTGATGTCTTATGTGCCATTGTGCACTCATTCCAAACAATGACCTTGCATTGCATCAACAATTTTCCCATTGCTCTGGATCGGGAAATATTGCAAGTTGGAGTAACAATTGTGTTTAAATTGAGTGGCAACTTAAGCGCAGAATGTGCAGTACGACTGCCATATAGAAGAGTCGCTGCAATTCCAGATGATTCTAACGCCAAAGCTATGTCACATCTTGATCGAATAGTGGCCAAAATCAATGAAATGACAAAAGTTTTCCCTGTTCCTCCAGGTGCGTCCAGGAAGAATAGACCACCAGTATTATTGTCCACCGCTTGCATTAATGTTTCGTAtacttgtttttgcttttcattcaGCAACGGCATATTATTTCGACCGTATTCCTGCATTGTATCGACATTGTATTGCAGCTCTCGATTTAATTCTTGGTTGAATGCATCGTGCATCGATCGATTTGGCGCAATCATTCCTACTTCAATAAGTAGCTTGTTTCCAATAGTCAAGCATTGGTCCTCAATCAGAATGAATCCCTCATTGTAGTTTTCATCGGTTATTTGCATGTCGGGATTATTCGTTCGAATGCGCAAGCGATGCAAGATATCTTCACATATGTCTTTGTATTTATTCCACAACTAAATTGGTTGTGAAGGGAAACATATGGTGATGATAATTACGAACAGCGTTCGTATTTGGTACGCATTTGATGAAACAACTGAATCCGCAAGTATTAAATCCCAAAGAGAACCGTTTTGCAGCAAACTCGATATGTTTGGCATAGGTGGCCGTTCACAGTTTTTAATGCGCAAATGATTTTGGTCCACGTACATAATAATAAATGTCACATGAAATTAACTGAGCAGAGTACATGCTATAAACTTCACGGAGCCCGAGACCTTTCCAACGAACGCAAAACCGTGGAAATCGGTTCGTACGTTCTGGAGTTATAGCGTCAGGAAGGAAAATccgacttatttttatattatagattaaAACACATTGCTTAGAAGCGTTGTACAATTGCAGCTAGTTGTGTTTTTTAATTGCCCTCGAGAAGAATGCAGCCGAGGCATCATTGACATGATTTTGTAGTCGCTGTTTGTGAGTTATGGCAAATTGTTTCGTTAGTTCGGACACAGTTGGTATGCCAAGATCTCGACGAAAGTCGCTAATCCTTAGAAGATAGAGGTGATGTACTTTTGGTCAACGCATCCCCAAAATTGTACACCGAAATTCCAACCCCATCTTAGTGTTTGattgtaaataagtaatttgttgcAGATTGATAGGATAAGAAATGTGGCTTATTCAATTTCAAGTCAAGCCCATGTAGCAAAAAGGTTAACAGCTTCTTGCACCTTAGTCGGTCCGGTTGCATCCGGTCGGTTTCTAAGGCATTATTGACTGTAAGTATGGCAGTGTCATCCACAAATGTTGCTGTTTCTTGCTCATTTGCCGATGGTTCTCTGAAACCAAATTGGTCAATGGGAATCTGGCGTTTATTTTCAATGAGTGTCTGTAGacgttttaaaagtatttttttgaaaaagcttCGTCATTACTGGTAACAAAGACATTGGGCTGTACGAGACCACTTCGTTGGGTGATTTACCAGGCTTAGATATCACGGTAACTATGGCGAATATCCAATATATAGGTACGTACCAAAAGCTGAGGCACTTGTTAAATAAACTGGTGAAATAGACAATGCAATTTTTAGGCAGATTACAAAGTGCTTCAGTTGGGATTAAATCAAATCCTAGGGACTTTCTAACctgcattttgtttatttctttgacAAATTCCCCTGGTGTGACTGGAATAATATATTCAGCGTACTCAGAGCAGTTTCCCTGGGGTTCTACTTCATCGCTGCCTTTATTACGGCTAAATGTGTTTTCCAAACGCTCAGCAAATAGGTAGGCTTGCTTTTTGCTCGCTTGTCTTAGCCCAGTTTCCAAGGTACATTTTTTTGAGTTCAATGAGATTGttctttgacaatttatttatttattatataattttaatattatttttaagaatatatatttaattataagtCATTcgcctacaaaaaccatataaatccaattgTAAGAccttgtgaaaatttaaaaatataaaaattttacactatTTAATaaggatttatataaaaatttcggTAGTTCAGAATTATAACCCATTAAATATAGATATAACAAACTGCAATATATGTATTCCGTTTTTCGCGCAGAAAAAGCTTCATCAAAGTACGATGTGAATATGCACTTGTTAGGATGAATTATTCTGAAGCGGCTACATCATCATCTGTCAGCACGACGTTGCATCTTCCGAAGTGGTCGCTGCCTACCGTCAACGGAGACTATgctgagtataaaaatttaaaacgttCTTTACTCAAATAATCTCAACTGAATATAAATTATCGAGTATGGAGCGTTTTAATTACCATTTATCCTGCTTGAAAACTCTAGAAACTGCAAAGCCTTTCAAGTAACTAGCGACCACTATCCAAAGGCGTTGGATAGACTCAAGGAACGTTGATATTTTTAGAAGGGATCGCTTCACTGTTTACGCTGCAGCCAGTTGACAACTCGAACGCTCAGTACTTGAGAAGCGTAGTAGATGAGGCATCCGCCATTCTTAGTTCATTTGAATCACTGGGTACAAGTTTTGAAATTGCTCAAGCCATGCTGATCAACATCGTCATAGGCGGATGTGACTACCAGACTCGCAATAAATGGAATGAGTCACTCGACTACAAATCGCTTCCAACTTGGTCCAAATGCACTCAGGTTTTAGAACGCCATTggcaatttttaaattcatctgattaattttatatacatatacatatataattggcgcgtacaccctttttgtgcgACAAATCACGATCAACAATCATCATTTGCTTTAATGAATTTGAGTTGGGCTCTTTGCTCCAGCTCCAAAGCATAAACTTACTGGTTGCGCTCAATTTAAGGAGATGACCTCAAATCAGCGCATCGACACAACGAAAAGGTATGACCTGTTTATCAACAGCCTAAGCAATGGGCAAAGGATGGCTCAGAGCCCGTCAAAACATCGCTGCCGCACTTGCAACAAAGGCCATCGCACAATGCCACATCATGGCAATTTGTCTCAAGCCACTTCGTCGACACAGCAACCAACATCCATAACGCAGACCTTGTATTCCGTTCCACCGGTTCTGTAACCACCGAATGCTACTAGTAGACTTTGGACGTATACCGAAGCTCATTCTTCCCAAGCAATAGGATTTTGGTTTTGCCGTCATTTCGTCTCAAAGAAcaggattttggttttcttactGATCAACGGCAGGGTTGTGGCTTCCTTACTACAGGATTTTGGTTTCCCTTGCCAACATTTGTGCACCCCCTCTATCTAAGTTTTGTGCTGCCTGGGAATATAACTCTTGGTTTAACAATACTCATTTCATTTTCTACACAGTGTTACCAAATTGTTACCACTACagacattttctatttttttgttttgcaaagccacttgattttcattttatgtcaaactttgcgatgacAATGTCAGATTAGATACATATATTCCATCAATAAATtgattattttagtaaaaaaaacttgtttaaaaaagttgtttggaTTTTTCACAATACTATTCTTATGTTGTGACAAGACTAAAAAGCTGATTCTGCGTCATTGTTAATTTACTATGTTAACATGCTTGAACATACAAACATAGTAAAATACATAACTTGTAGCTAAATCTTCTCCCTAACATATTTATGTATCCGTAATATTAGGGATTTgtataacaacaataatgatttatttatattccaTTTATATGTCACAGACATTTCTGACTACAAAGTAAGCAAAACCGCACAGCAGCTTTCGGTagctttgtataaaaataacatataacattaaattttgtacttactggtgctttccatttcattccaaccgggctattcgggtcaggttcttcgatttcgatgtaactcaaatatgttgctctctcgtcaaaataatgagacaggtttttttttgttcgctcgaaaaatttttttttcaagatttatcggaaattttgttttttggctcagaatcattttttttttttaattatataagaaaaaattttttttttaaaggcacataacttagtcaaaaatgaacccatttttatgattttgggttcaaaatgatcgttattacttagACTAGTGACTTcctgtagaaacaattgcaaaaaagtagttgaaaattttttattttgcaaaaaacatgaaattgctCGTGCAAGTAaaaacgatcattttgaacccaaaattattaaaatcggttcatttttgactaggTTATgaacgtttaaaaaaatttttttcttacataattaaaaaaatcgattttgagccgaagaacaaaattgccgataaatcttgaaataaaaatttttcgggcaaacaaaaaaatacgtgtctcattattttgaccagagagcaacatatttgagttacatcgaaatcgaagaacctgacccgaatagcccggttgaattgaaatggaaagcatctactataatttttttatgagtgcGCGGTCAAATTTGtctgaatgtttgtgtgtatttatgtgAGAGTGCTGATGTGCACCATTCGAGCATTTATAGAAATGACCAATCGCTGAGTTTTTATGGGGAAGAGTGCATTTAAGGCGTGATGCTAATGTAATTGCACACTATAAAACGCGTAATGAAAACGTGAAACGGAAGGCTGCAAAACAGATAATAAAGTGAAACTATAGATATGAATGCCTGTAAGTGTGTATATATTAGTTATAATTAAGCTGTGTACCTAAACGTAACGAACGAGTTACAGCTGTTAATAGGCAACCGGATAGTTTATAAGTTTAACAGGTGAAATGGATTTATAAAAATGGGCTAGAAGAAAAACGAGTGGTAACCGAAAATACCCGATCGGAAAGAGAAAAATGGTTTAATGTAAGATTCCGATGCATTTCTTTCCCATGAAGAAGTAAGAATACTTCTCAAAAGAAATGGACGCTGATCACGAGTAGTCCTTAAAAAACTACATATTTACTAGTTTCATGAACAATTGTTGAAAACCGCTTATAGTTGGTTGTATAGTACAATGTACAGATAACCTAGTTTCTTGTTGGAAGGTTGTGATTTTCAGCAATGAGACCATAGTGGTGGTTTACTCCTGTCCAGGTCTAACTTAAGTGTAGAAAAATCAATCAAAAGCgttaaaaaatcttaatttaatTCCAATTGCTAAATTAAGCAAACTTGATATGATGTAATGAAAATGGTATTTTAACataaaagagttaaaaaattgGCCTTTACTAAAAACTCAATGAATGCTGCGCAATATCCACATCTGTGAAGTCCTATTTCATAAGGCTTATCACACGCCTACGACATTTTAGGCCAACGAAATACATTCTAATTTCTGTCAAGAAAGCGGTGTCAAACACAAATTACGTATAgtgaaaatatgtttgctttataattaaaaaaagtgtcgaTAAACCAGCATAGAGCTCAAATATGAACTTATCCCTTTCAAGAGCATTAGCACGTATCTGTTCCTCAGGTTATATAGAAATGGCTTTGCTTGTTTATTGCAGGCTGAGTTTCAGAGCAAAATTATAGAATGTCTGTGGAAATCTGATGCTTTATACGATTTATGAGAAACCAGCGCAATCCAACATTGCACAAAATAGAGGAATGCATCAACCACTTCAAGGCATTTATAGGTAATTTACAGATTTCTTAGATACTCGGGTTCTTAAAGCTTCTACCGTTGCTGAACTCAAATCATAGATTGGAATTACATTTAAATGAAGAGTGATTCCATGCCAGGTGATGCAAGCATTTTGGGCATGTTTTTAGTTTCTCTGAAAATTAGATTATTTGTAGGCTggagtataataaaaagtgaaCTGAGAAAATTtacagtgaagaaaaattttataattgtgTGATTTATTCAAAGTCGAAAATTAGGTTAtcattttttataatcaaataCCTCTGTTTCCTTCTAACAATTTTATAGTTTAcatgatttcattttttatgataTACTCTTTAAActaattgttttgttaaaaaaaaaatttctttctcaTTTTTGCAGAATATCCCCACCCCCtcaacttttttcttatattttcaataatagCTGAGACTATACTCAGTACATTCTAAAAGTTTCATATTGGGATTGTATATACTACTCGAGCTAAATTCAAATACATGAAGCGAACTAGTAAAAACTCAGTGCAAAATACTGCTCTAGCGAAGCGCTGGCCTACGTCCTCGTACATTATGTTCATTTGCAAATCGATTAACCTATCGCTACGTGTATTAGTGAGCAGACACCGCGTATGCCACAAGCATACAAATATAACTCGGAGTTCTCCCTCAAGTGAGAATTAGCTAAATGTTAGAAAGAAACGAAGAAATTTTCCGAattgaatatatatattatatatatattaatatataattggcgcatacaccctttctgggtgcttggccgagctactcctcctatttgcggtgtgcgtcttgatgttgttccacaaatggagggaccgacagtttcaagccgactccaaacggcagatattttttataaggagctttttcatgtcagaaatacactcggaggtttgccattgcctgccgaggggcgaccgctattagaaaaatgtttttcttaattttgatgtttcaccgagattcgaaccaacgttcgctctgtgaattccgaatggtaatcacgcaccaacccattcggctacggcggccgccaaattgAATACATCTCATAATTATTGGGTACGGGAATAAGTTTCCattctttcttagccaaagtttcgaattatttaaacaattaaataatacatgatattatgtgaagtatgtgccaatGGACttcactccatctttcaggcagcatacggactcctctgacgaaaaatttgagttcttttgacttcatccattcattgagccagtttgcgatgcttttctaagaagtgaaccgctctccaataagggctgactgcattgatcggaacaaatGGTAATCCAAAGGTGCAATAtatggaccgatttagcaacgtatgGCCAGGGGCTGTCATACAACAAAACCAGTTTGTCATGTgaaccgtcccattccggccgcttttctttgagaactCGATCCAACCGCATtaactgcagtcggtaacgatcgccagtgatggtttcagagggtttaaggagttcatattatatgacacccttctgatcccaccagatgcacaacataacctttgaggcatgaatatttttttcgctgtcaatGGACCTGGTGCACCTGGCAGGTTTCAACATTTTCGATgctaatagatccatttttcatcgccagtgacgatgcgatgcagaaaaccttttcttttctgccgttcaagaagcatcgacacgtcaccaaacgtctctcgatatacCTCCCCTTTAATTGATGTGTCACCCAGTTACCTGcgttctggaccattcccatcgcatgcaaacgtttaccgaggGTTGGTCTGTCAGCATTCaattctttagacatatcatcaaggattcgacatgcgtcttcatccaataactGTTGTAGTTGAGTGTCCTCGAATTTcagtgccccttcgcgatctctATCAcgcacgtcgaaattgccactttgcgGCTtgggaagcgtcgaaaccacaaGTTACAAGTTGTTAGTTGAtgaagcgtgattaccgtaaatatcgataaatatacgacacgtttcagctgcacttttctctAAAAGGTAGTAATGAAGCATGATTTCCCACAAATGTTGTTTTTCCGTATACACTttcatatacaccttcaaatcactagtatattactagagcgaacacaaaaatagtatcaacagcgacacctcttttacaagggcggaaacttatttccatacccAACAAATACTCAACGAAATGCGAAAAAgtgatttattttatgaaatccaatctgtgaaaaagaaaagtattCATAAGATAGgtgtaattaataaagaaagcaatcaaaaaaacaaaattccagtATTTTTGCCGAAAAAGCTATTTGAAAACAGAGTTTCGAACATCATGGTTTTTCTTTGCCAACTTAGCCCTATATAGGCAACTCTCCAATAACGGACAATTTTGTGTTACtcgtttccaaatttttttaagaatgcctctttaattgttataaaaaacctGAGCATTTTGATGACAAATTTGGCGTatcttaatttagtttttatgaatttaatgctctaatttttataaaatatctaGGTTAAAAtataccacttgctacctttaTCATTATTGCGCTAACAATTGCTTCTTATGCTTTCAAATCGAAAATCGACGAAATTCcaactttttatacttttcgcCTTCGCGTAAAACATACATTGGTTGCGCcataattcaaatatttgcttaacgtttattttagtttgtaaATTTCGACAGTAGGACAATTAATACGCTTCTTCTTGAACAatatttgtttcgtttttatATGGCAATTttatctgtatttttttttttgttcatttcatCCCACCTCGAAGcttacagtttttattttatgtgaaattaTGAGATATTTTGCACTATACTAGTGCACCTAGCGACGCTTCAATCGATTTGAAACGGATGTAATATATAAggtaatacgaggggtgccttttatttggcagaatttggcaaccctggtgttgcaatctggcaacagacagctgtatcgcaaagtttgacattttttggcttttacgtactcagaacgttttgaaataccagagctatttgtgttgtttacagtaacttaaaagattcatctcggcccaaaaatggaattaaatcgtgaacattttcgtgcgacttttttttacaactttcgacgtggattaactcagcaacattgcatggatgaacataatttattttttggcgatgaacctccatcaaggaccagtgtttatcgaaggtatggtgaattcaatcgtggtcgtagttcattccaagacgaatttcgtgaaggtcgtccaaaatcagttgttgttccgaaaaccattgatgctgtgtgcgaactgatattgctagatcgtcatgtgacctatcgtgagattgagaccaTCTTAGTAATTAGTGGGACCaatatacattcaatattgcataaacatttgactgtcaaaaatatttgttcgcgttggataccacacaatttgtcaatcgctcaaaaaaaggctcgtgtcgattggtcgaaggaaatgctcaacaaatacgatcgcggggctttgaaacacgtctatgacatcgtgacaggtgatgaatcatggatttacgcgtatgagcccgaaagtaaacagcagtcgactgtatgggtgtttcaagatgagccaaatccaacaaaagttgttcgcgcacgaagcacttccaagcaaatggtcgcctgttttttcggaaaaactgggcatgtcgccaccgtaccactagaacaacgcagaacagtaaattttgagtggtacacaaccatttgtttgccagttgtcttcgaagaaattaggaaaaccaatcgccaaagacggatcactcttcaccaggacaacgcgagctctcacacatcggctcaaacaactgcatttttgagcaccgaattaatcgaattaatgggccatccgccgtatagtcctgacttggcaccgaatgacttctttttatttccgtacgtaaaaacaaactgagaggtgaACGTTTTTCgatacctgaagaagcggttgcggcattcacaatgcatgttttggagatacCTCATTCAGGgcggcaaaagtgcttcgacaattggttcaaacgcatgcaaaagtgtatagatcttcatggagaatattttgaaaaacaataaagtgattttcgatgattaaaatttgtttttgttctctaatcccgaaatataaaaggcaccgcTCGTATACGCTTCGCTAGAATTGCatttttcactaaattttcaCTGGCTCGCTGTacctatttgaatataactcgattGGATTAAGAGAATTCCTTTACGAACCTTTAAAGGATTACTGAAGATAATCTCAACTCTTAACGGAAAAATTAGACAACATGTGAGAAGGGCGGAATGTTCTTCGAAATGACTAAacaatatatacctatataaaaaatatttttgaagtcttCAAGCAACCGAAGATAGttgattttaaaaaactttataccaaaataaaactatgtaccaaaatttttaacattgaataaatctcaaaattatagaCTTTTTAATTCcttcaatttactttttattgtacTCAACCTTACGAATAAACGAAAATCGACGAGAGGGTCAAAAATGCTTCAATCACTTGGTATGGATCACTCATGTGTCTTCTGATTTACCATAACCTATCCTCAAGCattaacaacttttttaaattttgttgcattGTGTAATCGTCAAGTGCCTTAATGAACTATATACCATAGTTTGCAAGAGATGAAATTATTCCTTAAgcagcaaatttaattttgctatttttttttctcacaaaCTACTTGTCTAATTAgaattattagaaaatatataaatataaggtGGCATACAAATCTCTTTCTCTTACTTTAGTGTActctgaaataatttttgcatactaaagtattatttaattattatttaattcactCAATTTCAGAACTAAAatgtaaataactaaaaaatatcacatacatatgttattgctgctgaatttttatagaaatatcatGAAAGCATCACAATTTGCAGAAGTGCATGTCTACTACCTTTAAACTTTCATGAACTCAACGAAATGGTTGTCtttttaattctgtttaatCTTACTGTATTagtaacacatacatacatccacacaAGAAGTGTTtaacttttggaaaatatttggtACCAGCTCGTGATGCATTTTAATCAAATCATAaactttcgaatatttttattaccCAAAGTACCCAGTCAGTAATAGCCGTCATTAATACTCGCAACACCAAGTCATTATTTAGCATGAGAAATTATATTTGCCATTCTGGGATCTTCCATTTGTTGATATTAAATTAAAGAGAGCAATGGGAGGTATTAGAATCTCCACCGATTTTAACTTTACGTGCATTACAAAATGCGGATAagcatggcgtatacgtaaaATACTTTAAGCCTGCCCATGGCTAGAATATTAATTTCCTCTTACGTTTAACGCCACGGCGAGCTATTAATACGAACgtctaataaatttatttatatgtatgtggtcGATATGAATAACGAATAATTCAACAGCTGCTGAAGTCATGCTACGAAATTTTGTGGGGCGTTTGGAATTTCATTTAATTCGGATATTAAAGAAAGACGCATGAATGTGTTTTAATGATTTgggcttttatttaaaatagtaatATAAATCTGGCCATTAAACGTGTCCAACACTTTAATTCAAATGACGCTTTCCACACTTTGTTTATCCCAACCAATCTGTTAATCAAATTGTCAAATgaacatttttagtaattttttatccAAAGaagtatatttgaaaattttagctttATTATGGGAGGTTGaactagttttaaaggtgacacacagatggcgctatttatcactttatcgcgttggcaatactgaatatatattcatgacaaagcctcatccctaggctttgtttatcagtatctgtcatttcgctgaagtataaacaacgcagtgttttcgtgctccgagtatgtcaactttcgtgccgtcgaaacgcaatttgcgggaagctttgcttttctgcttcaatttgaaaaaaaaaatacagcccaagcccgtgaattgctgcaggaggcctacccagaccatactccgtcgatttcaacatgtgagtactggtttcgacgattcaaaagtggtgattttcacaccgaagacaaggagcgtcttggccagcccaaaaagttcgaggacgcggaattgggggaattggtaaacgaggactcgtgccaaacccaagaagagcttgctgaatcactgggcgttgataaatcaaccgtttgcaagcgtctaaaagcgatgggaatgatccaaaagcaaggacattgggtcccgtacgagttgaagctgcgcgacgtcgaacggcgattttttacgtgcgaattgctgatcgagcgacaaaatcggaagggttttttgcatcgggtggtgactggcgacgaaaaatggacccactacgataacccaaaacgcaaaaaatcatggggtttgcccggccacgcatcaacgtcgacggccaagcagaatattcacggcaagaaaatcatgctctgcatttggtgggatcaggtcggcgtcgtatattttgagctgttccaaccgggcgaaacaatcacggtcATTGCTGTCGTTActgactgcaattgatgcgtttaagccgggcattgaaagaaaaacggccggaaacggtaaaaaggcacgacaaggttattttgcaacatgacaacgctcggccgcatgttgctcaacctgtcaaaaaataccttggaacgcttggctgggaagtgttaccccacccgccgtatagtccagacatagctccctccgattatcatttgttccggcatatgagcctcgatttggcggaccagcggttcttctcgtacgaggctaccaaaatatgggttgagtcatggatagccaagcagcggccagaattttggagaaacggcatccggaaattgcccgaaagatgggcgagaGTTGTAgttagcgatggccaatacttcgaataaaatattttgtaccgttttttcacaataaagccccaaatcttcgaaaaaaacctttaaaaccaattcaacctcccaatattattagtatttcgtttaaccg from Anastrepha obliqua isolate idAnaObli1 chromosome 2, idAnaObli1_1.0, whole genome shotgun sequence harbors:
- the LOC129238290 gene encoding ATP-dependent DNA helicase pif1-like produces the protein MQITDENYNEGFILIEDQCLTIGNKLLIEVGMIAPNRSMHDAFNQELNRELQYNVDTMQEYGRNNMPLLNEKQKQVYETLMQAVDNNTGGLFFLDAPGGTGKTFVISLILATIRSRCDIALALESSGIAATLLYGSRTAHSALKLPLNLNTIVTPTCNISRSRAMGKLLMQCKVIVWNECTMAHKTSLEALNFTLKNLRRNNNIFGGLMILLAGDFRQTLPVIPRGTPADELNACLKASPLWNNVKTLSLTTNMRVQLQNDQSAAQFSKQLLAVGNGKVPVDATAGLITLTNDFCRFVDSQLALIENAFPNVSENYQNYAWLSQRAILAAKNNDVHALNFTIQSKIDGALANPDDVVNYPTEFLNSLELPGFPPHNLQLKVGSFIIILRNLNPPRLCNGTRLAVTESTQVKMYVFLEYQ